The Pseudomonas baetica genome includes a region encoding these proteins:
- a CDS encoding calcium-binding protein, with translation MAVINGTGEADVLVGTDGDDQLYGLQGNDVLQGGAGNDWLWGGAGADQFVGGDGFDTVSYSDSLEGVRVEDFTNHDGLTIAYGDTFTSIEAIQGSGFDDVIYRHQGSMVIDGADGYDTVSYRYAFDSANVVIGGGASATGDTLLNVEKVIGSSGADHFTVNASGVTVAGGRGDDVYVINSTGVTIEDDDGFMGGTDHVYTSLSELRLSAFVENLTYTGSADFVGYGNDENNTIVSGAGNDVLYGGAGADNFEGGAGTDIVSYDDSTEGLSASLNWGVQSGIAFHDVYIDIEGLRGSQFNDVLEGNSDHNLLEGGAGDDRIHGGDGNDYIYGGLASGLDTAGQSDTLFGGAGDDVIVGARDGLFTWVSGGEGNDVLTGAGSHYTLFGDQGNDVLILNLAGQSNAGGAAYGGQGDDTYVVNTTGLVTIQDEGLDINDTLILNTIANASQLNVTRIGDDAYLHNANDGSVGVPDNGVKLAGWYAGFNTIEHIQTADGQAFELPGSGDAFALFG, from the coding sequence ATGGCAGTGATAAATGGAACGGGTGAAGCGGATGTCCTGGTGGGCACTGATGGCGATGACCAACTCTATGGACTGCAAGGGAATGATGTTTTGCAGGGCGGTGCTGGCAACGACTGGCTGTGGGGCGGTGCGGGTGCCGACCAGTTCGTCGGTGGCGATGGCTTCGATACGGTCAGCTACAGCGACAGCCTTGAGGGCGTACGAGTCGAAGACTTCACCAACCATGACGGGCTGACCATTGCCTATGGCGACACGTTCACCAGCATTGAAGCGATTCAAGGCTCGGGCTTCGATGATGTGATTTATCGCCATCAAGGCTCGATGGTCATCGATGGCGCCGACGGTTATGACACTGTGAGTTATCGCTACGCTTTCGATTCGGCCAACGTCGTGATTGGCGGTGGCGCCAGCGCTACCGGCGATACGCTGCTCAATGTGGAAAAGGTCATCGGCTCCAGCGGTGCTGACCACTTCACCGTGAACGCCAGTGGCGTGACCGTCGCCGGCGGGCGCGGTGACGATGTGTATGTGATCAACAGCACGGGTGTAACGATCGAGGATGACGACGGTTTCATGGGCGGTACCGATCACGTGTACACCAGCCTCTCTGAATTGAGGCTGAGTGCGTTCGTGGAAAACCTGACCTATACCGGCAGTGCTGACTTTGTCGGTTATGGCAATGACGAGAACAACACCATCGTCTCGGGTGCCGGCAATGATGTGTTGTACGGCGGAGCGGGTGCCGACAACTTTGAGGGCGGTGCCGGTACCGACATCGTCAGCTACGACGACAGTACTGAAGGTTTGAGTGCTTCGCTGAATTGGGGCGTGCAGAGTGGGATTGCGTTTCACGATGTCTACATCGATATCGAAGGTCTGCGCGGCAGCCAGTTCAACGATGTGCTTGAAGGCAACTCGGACCACAACCTTCTGGAAGGTGGGGCGGGCGACGACCGGATTCACGGTGGCGATGGCAACGATTACATCTACGGCGGTCTGGCGTCCGGTCTCGACACCGCCGGGCAGTCGGACACGTTGTTCGGGGGCGCGGGTGACGATGTCATCGTCGGTGCGCGCGACGGTCTGTTTACCTGGGTCAGCGGTGGAGAGGGCAATGATGTACTCACGGGCGCGGGCAGCCATTACACACTGTTCGGCGACCAGGGCAACGATGTGCTGATCCTCAACCTCGCCGGCCAGTCGAATGCTGGTGGCGCTGCGTATGGTGGACAGGGCGATGACACCTATGTGGTGAACACCACCGGTCTGGTAACGATTCAGGACGAGGGGCTGGACATTAACGACACCCTGATCCTCAACACCATTGCCAATGCCAGCCAATTGAACGTCACGCGTATTGGCGATGATGCTTACCTGCATAACGCCAATGACGGCAGCGTCGGTGTGCCGGACAACGGTGTGAAACTGGCGGGGTGGTATGCGGGGTTCAATACCATTGAGCACATTCAGACGGCGGATGGTCAGGCGTTTGAGTTGCCAGGCAGTGGTGATGCGTTTGCTCTGTTTGGCTGA
- a CDS encoding IS3 family transposase (programmed frameshift), with translation MNTGERRSQRDYTLTFKLSVVDQVEKGELSYKEAQERYGIQGKTTVLNWLRRHGRQDWSQGASIRSKRPRSMDKPDKPLTPEQRIKELEEKLAQANQKAQFFEAVVDVLKNDFGVSVGKKAIRQVLSQEQIQGLSISRACQFMGISRQAYYKRNRACDARARHAQEVMGFVREKRLRQPRLGTRKLHNLMRTEPEMSVKVGRDRLFNILRDRRELVPRRRAYHKTTDSHHRFRRHPNLLKDGPIQVVAKAPEQVWVADITYLPTQTGVAYLSLITDAYSRKIVGHHVHESLHTESVIQAFNKALKQRTTEQHLVHHSDRGVQYCSELYQRLHAKYGITCSMTDGYDCYQNALAERVNGILKNELMLHRPKDFADAIRMVDESVQIYSNERPHLSLKYKTPDAVHRAF, from the exons ATGAATACGGGAGAAAGGCGCAGTCAGCGTGATTACACGCTGACCTTTAAATTGTCGGTCGTCGATCAAGTCGAAAAAGGTGAGCTGAGTTATAAAGAGGCTCAAGAGCGTTATGGCATTCAGGGTAAAACGACCGTACTGAACTGGTTACGCAGGCATGGTCGGCAGGACTGGAGTCAAGGCGCGTCCATTCGCTCCAAGAGACCCCGTTCCATGGATAAGCCCGATAAACCGCTGACACCCGAACAGCGAATCAAAGAGCTTGAAGAAAAGCTTGCCCAAGCCAACCAGAAAGCTCAGTTTTTCGAAGCCGTCGTTGATGTTTTGAAGAACGACTTCGGTGTTTCTGTCG GTAAAAAAGCGATCCGGCAAGTCCTCTCCCAAGAGCAGATCCAAGGCCTGAGCATTAGTCGGGCTTGCCAATTCATGGGGATTTCCCGTCAGGCTTATTACAAGCGCAACCGGGCGTGTGATGCCCGGGCCCGTCATGCTCAGGAAGTGATGGGATTCGTGAGGGAAAAGCGACTCAGGCAACCGCGCCTTGGCACCCGAAAACTTCACAATCTAATGCGCACTGAGCCAGAAATGTCCGTAAAGGTTGGTCGAGACCGTTTATTCAATATCTTGCGAGATCGGCGCGAACTGGTTCCTCGCAGGCGGGCCTATCACAAAACAACAGACAGTCATCATCGCTTTCGCCGGCATCCAAACCTGCTCAAAGATGGGCCGATTCAGGTAGTCGCCAAGGCACCAGAGCAAGTATGGGTTGCGGACATCACCTACTTACCAACGCAAACGGGTGTGGCTTATCTGAGTTTGATCACCGATGCGTACTCTCGAAAAATCGTGGGTCACCATGTCCATGAAAGCTTGCACACCGAATCGGTGATCCAGGCGTTCAACAAAGCCCTGAAGCAGCGGACAACGGAACAACACTTGGTGCACCACTCGGACAGAGGCGTTCAATACTGCTCCGAGCTTTATCAGCGGCTGCATGCCAAGTACGGCATCACCTGCTCAATGACCGATGGCTACGACTGCTACCAAAATGCATTGGCTGAGCGTGTGAATGGAATTTTGAAAAACGAGTTAATGCTGCATCGGCCCAAAGATTTTGCAGATGCCATCCGGATGGTGGACGAGTCGGTGCAGATCTATAGCAACGAGCGGCCTCATCTGTCGCTGAAATACAAAACGCCCGATGCGGTGCATCGGGCGTTTTGA
- a CDS encoding ISL3 family transposase: protein MKPDGDALQIDLTPHATRFPSCGGCQKPCSTTHEYCQRVIRDLPILGRAVRLSVLLRRVGCRDCGKRMEAVSWLDRYARMTRRLAEAVIQACERLPTLHVAQMFGLHWETVRVLERRALQAALSVLPKAQPRRLVMDEFALFKGHRYASVVLDADTRRVLWIGEGRSRAAVRPFFEELGPEGCARIEAVAMDMNTAFDLEVRQHCPKARVVYDLFHVVAKYGREVIDRVRVDEANRLRHDKPARKVIKQARWLLLRNPQNLKTPEQQVRLEDLLAANQALMTVYLMKAELKTLWTPSTAWGWRSAWKQWLRHADESAIPALILFAKRLKGYWRGIVSRVRWPMHTGQLEGINNRIKVIKRMAYGYRDSEFFFMKIKSVFPGNP, encoded by the coding sequence ATCAAGCCTGATGGTGATGCCCTCCAGATCGATCTGACACCCCACGCCACCCGATTCCCTTCCTGTGGTGGGTGCCAAAAACCCTGTTCAACCACGCATGAGTATTGCCAGCGAGTCATTCGTGATTTACCCATTCTCGGTCGCGCAGTACGCCTGAGCGTTTTGCTCCGACGCGTTGGTTGCCGCGACTGTGGCAAACGCATGGAGGCCGTCAGTTGGCTGGATCGCTATGCCCGTATGACACGGCGTCTGGCAGAGGCGGTCATTCAAGCCTGTGAACGCCTTCCCACGTTGCACGTAGCGCAGATGTTTGGGCTGCATTGGGAGACCGTTCGGGTGCTGGAGCGTCGAGCCTTGCAAGCAGCATTGAGCGTTTTGCCAAAGGCGCAACCGCGACGCTTGGTGATGGACGAGTTCGCATTATTCAAAGGTCATCGTTATGCCAGCGTTGTTCTGGACGCGGATACGCGACGGGTGCTGTGGATCGGCGAAGGCCGCAGCCGGGCGGCGGTCAGGCCATTTTTCGAAGAGCTGGGGCCAGAGGGGTGCGCCCGAATCGAAGCGGTGGCAATGGACATGAACACCGCTTTTGATCTGGAGGTTCGTCAGCACTGCCCAAAAGCGCGAGTGGTCTACGATCTTTTCCATGTGGTGGCCAAATATGGCCGAGAGGTGATTGATCGGGTTCGCGTCGACGAAGCCAATCGACTGCGTCACGACAAGCCGGCCCGAAAGGTCATCAAGCAAGCGCGTTGGCTGCTCCTGCGCAACCCGCAGAACCTGAAAACACCGGAGCAACAGGTCCGCTTGGAGGATTTGCTGGCGGCCAACCAAGCGTTGATGACGGTCTACTTGATGAAAGCTGAACTCAAAACGCTCTGGACGCCAAGTACCGCCTGGGGCTGGAGATCAGCCTGGAAGCAATGGCTGCGCCACGCTGATGAAAGCGCGATACCGGCTCTGATCCTGTTCGCCAAACGGCTAAAGGGTTACTGGCGGGGAATCGTCAGCCGGGTTCGCTGGCCGATGCACACGGGGCAGTTGGAAGGCATAAACAATCGAATAAAGGTTATCAAACGGATGGCGTACGGTTACCGGGATAGCGAATTCTTTTTCATGAAAATCAAGAGCGTCTTTCCCGGTAATCCGTGA
- the rfbF gene encoding glucose-1-phosphate cytidylyltransferase, translated as MKAVILAGGLGTRISEESHLKPKPMIEIGGKPILWHIMKQYSAHGIHDFVICLGYKGYAIKDFFANYFLHTSDVTFNMRENRMDVHQNYSEPWSVTLIDTGEETMTGGRLLRAARYLQDEEAFCFTYGDGVSDINIAQLVDYHKAHGRLATVTAVQPPGRYGALERQGDQVLGFTEKPRGDGGWINGGFFVLSPKVLTYITDDATTWEAEPLARLAQDEQLKAFEHEGFWHPMDTLRDKNHLEALWMSGEAPWKQWA; from the coding sequence ATGAAGGCAGTTATTTTGGCGGGTGGCCTCGGCACGCGCATCAGTGAAGAGTCGCACCTCAAGCCCAAGCCAATGATCGAGATCGGCGGCAAGCCAATTCTCTGGCACATCATGAAGCAGTATTCCGCTCACGGAATTCACGACTTCGTGATTTGCCTGGGCTACAAGGGGTACGCGATCAAGGACTTCTTCGCCAACTACTTCCTGCATACCTCTGACGTCACCTTCAACATGCGCGAAAACCGCATGGACGTGCATCAGAACTACAGCGAGCCTTGGAGCGTCACGCTCATCGACACCGGCGAGGAAACCATGACCGGTGGCCGTCTTCTGCGCGCTGCCCGTTACCTCCAGGACGAAGAAGCGTTTTGCTTCACTTATGGCGACGGCGTTTCTGACATAAACATCGCTCAACTGGTGGATTACCACAAAGCTCACGGCCGCCTCGCGACCGTCACCGCCGTGCAACCGCCGGGTCGTTACGGGGCCCTTGAGCGCCAAGGCGATCAGGTGCTTGGTTTCACCGAAAAACCACGTGGCGACGGTGGCTGGATCAACGGCGGTTTCTTTGTGCTCTCGCCCAAAGTGCTGACGTATATCACCGATGACGCCACCACTTGGGAAGCCGAGCCGCTGGCGCGTCTGGCGCAGGACGAACAACTGAAAGCTTTCGAGCACGAAGGCTTCTGGCACCCGATGGACACCCTGCGTGACAAGAACCATCTCGAAGCGCTGTGGATGAGCGGGGAGGCCCCATGGAAGCAATGGGCCTGA
- the rfbG gene encoding CDP-glucose 4,6-dehydratase has protein sequence MEAMGLSADFWRGKRVLVTGHTGFKGSWLTLWLQSLGAQVSGFSLDPSTEPSLFELARVHEGINDQRGDLRDLGALLEIIADTEPEIVLHLAAQPLVREGYRDPLGTYSSNVMGTLNLLEAIRQVGCVRACVLVTTDKVYANKEWLWPYREDEALGGHDPYSSSKACCELLAQSYAASFFPADKYAEHGLALATARAGNVLGGGDFAPERLIPDVLKAWTADEPVTLRYPQAVRPWQHALEPLAGYLQLAAGLYEQGPQYAGAWNFGPGEADMCSVGEVVELLASRWPQARGLRIEKSELHEAGLLRLDSSRARQVLGWQPRWTLQQCLTQTLDWHLAWQNGDDMRRVTLGQLNLYRGAL, from the coding sequence ATGGAAGCAATGGGCCTGAGTGCGGATTTCTGGCGTGGCAAGCGTGTGCTGGTCACCGGTCATACGGGTTTCAAGGGCAGTTGGCTGACCCTGTGGCTGCAAAGCCTCGGCGCGCAAGTCAGCGGTTTTTCCCTCGATCCGTCGACCGAACCGAGCCTGTTCGAACTGGCGCGAGTCCATGAAGGCATCAACGATCAGCGTGGCGATCTGCGTGATCTCGGCGCCTTGCTGGAAATCATCGCCGACACCGAGCCGGAAATCGTCCTGCATCTGGCGGCCCAGCCGCTGGTGCGTGAAGGCTATCGCGATCCGCTCGGTACGTATTCCAGCAACGTGATGGGCACGCTGAATCTGCTTGAAGCGATTCGTCAGGTCGGTTGCGTGCGCGCCTGCGTGCTGGTGACCACCGACAAGGTCTACGCCAACAAGGAATGGCTGTGGCCGTACCGTGAAGACGAAGCCCTCGGTGGTCACGATCCGTACAGCAGCAGCAAGGCTTGCTGTGAACTGTTGGCGCAGTCTTACGCCGCGTCGTTTTTCCCGGCGGACAAGTACGCTGAACACGGCCTGGCCCTGGCCACGGCGCGTGCCGGCAACGTTTTGGGCGGCGGTGATTTTGCGCCTGAGCGCTTGATTCCCGACGTGCTGAAAGCCTGGACTGCGGACGAGCCGGTAACCCTGCGTTACCCGCAAGCCGTGCGCCCGTGGCAGCACGCGCTGGAGCCGCTGGCCGGTTATCTGCAACTGGCTGCCGGCCTCTACGAACAAGGCCCGCAATACGCCGGTGCGTGGAACTTCGGGCCGGGCGAGGCCGACATGTGCAGCGTCGGCGAAGTGGTCGAGCTGCTCGCCAGTCGCTGGCCACAGGCGCGCGGTTTGCGCATCGAAAAAAGCGAACTGCACGAGGCGGGTCTGTTGCGCCTCGACAGTAGCCGCGCCCGTCAGGTACTCGGCTGGCAGCCGCGCTGGACCTTGCAGCAGTGCCTGACCCAGACCCTCGACTGGCATCTGGCGTGGCAGAACGGCGATGACATGCGCCGTGTGACCCTCGGCCAATTGAACCTGTACCGAGGCGCGCTGTGA
- a CDS encoding dTDP-4-dehydrorhamnose 3,5-epimerase family protein, whose product MSEFSLKALPLAGLFSVQHKRFEDQRGHFARLFCEGSLSAFGSEFHIRQINHSCTREKGSVRGLHYQNANAPEAKLITCLRGEVWDVAVDLRPDSATFLQWHAEHLKAGDGRSLLIPAGFAHGFQTLTEDAELLYLHSADYAPEHEGGLSVNDPRLAIAWPLPVNNLSARDSSHSALDQHFAGVRL is encoded by the coding sequence GTGAGCGAGTTTTCCCTGAAAGCATTGCCGCTGGCCGGACTGTTCAGCGTCCAGCACAAGCGTTTCGAAGATCAGCGCGGGCACTTCGCCCGGCTGTTCTGTGAAGGCAGTCTGAGTGCGTTCGGCAGCGAATTTCATATCCGTCAGATCAACCATTCCTGCACCCGCGAGAAGGGCAGCGTGCGCGGTCTGCATTATCAAAACGCGAATGCGCCGGAAGCCAAACTGATCACCTGCCTGCGCGGTGAGGTGTGGGACGTGGCGGTCGATCTGCGTCCGGACTCCGCGACCTTCTTGCAATGGCACGCCGAGCATCTCAAGGCCGGCGACGGTCGCAGTCTGTTGATCCCGGCCGGGTTCGCCCACGGTTTCCAGACGCTGACCGAAGACGCCGAATTGCTTTACCTGCACAGCGCCGATTACGCGCCAGAGCACGAGGGCGGTCTGTCGGTGAACGATCCACGGCTGGCGATTGCCTGGCCGTTGCCTGTCAATAATTTGTCAGCGCGCGATTCCAGCCATTCCGCGCTTGATCAACACTTTGCTGGAGTGCGTCTATGA
- a CDS encoding class I SAM-dependent methyltransferase: protein MNCRGCAAPLSLPLIDLGTSPPSNAYVHADRLEQAEQWVPLKVAVCQQCWLVQTEDYTRADSLFDAEYAYFSSFSSTWLAHAERYVAEMVERFGLTADSRVVEVAANDGYLLQYVAGRGIPCLGVEPTRSTAQAAREKGLEIRELFFGRDTAAQLKSEGWGADLMAANNVLAHVPDINDFLGGFAALLKPAGVATFEFPQLLTLMAGAQFDTLYHEHYSYLSLTAVQILCERNGLEVFDVSQLSTHGGSLRVFVQRKDGERRAVQSSVQQQLQAELDAGVKTAEYYATLAPAAERIKHDLLRFLLQAKADGKRVVGYGAAAKGNTLLNFAGVKPDLLAWVADANPHKQGKFLPGSRIPIVAPAQIDIEKPDYVLVLPWNLLHEVSQQLAQVRQWDGRFVIAVPELNVL, encoded by the coding sequence ATGAACTGCCGTGGGTGCGCCGCACCGCTGAGCCTGCCGCTGATCGACCTCGGCACCTCGCCACCGTCCAATGCCTACGTGCACGCCGATCGACTGGAGCAGGCCGAACAATGGGTGCCGCTGAAAGTCGCCGTGTGCCAGCAATGCTGGTTGGTGCAGACCGAGGATTACACTCGCGCCGACAGCTTGTTCGACGCTGAATACGCCTACTTCAGTTCGTTTTCCAGCACCTGGCTGGCGCATGCCGAGCGCTATGTCGCCGAGATGGTCGAGCGTTTTGGCCTGACGGCTGACAGCCGCGTGGTCGAAGTTGCCGCCAACGACGGTTACCTGCTGCAGTACGTCGCCGGTCGCGGCATTCCGTGCCTGGGCGTCGAGCCGACCCGCAGCACCGCGCAAGCGGCGCGGGAAAAAGGTCTGGAAATTCGTGAACTGTTCTTCGGTCGCGACACCGCTGCGCAGCTGAAAAGCGAAGGCTGGGGCGCTGACCTGATGGCCGCCAACAATGTGCTCGCGCATGTGCCGGACATCAACGATTTCCTGGGTGGTTTCGCAGCACTGCTCAAGCCTGCCGGTGTGGCCACGTTCGAATTTCCGCAACTGCTGACGCTGATGGCCGGCGCGCAGTTCGACACGCTGTATCACGAGCACTATTCCTATCTGTCGCTGACTGCCGTGCAGATCCTGTGCGAGCGCAACGGTCTGGAAGTCTTCGACGTCAGCCAGTTGAGCACTCACGGCGGATCGCTGCGCGTGTTCGTCCAGCGCAAGGACGGTGAGCGGCGCGCAGTTCAATCTTCGGTGCAGCAACAGTTGCAGGCCGAACTCGATGCCGGGGTTAAAACCGCCGAGTACTACGCGACCCTCGCGCCTGCCGCCGAACGCATCAAGCACGATCTGCTGCGCTTCCTGTTGCAGGCCAAGGCTGACGGCAAACGCGTGGTCGGCTACGGCGCCGCCGCGAAGGGCAACACCTTGCTCAACTTCGCCGGGGTCAAACCCGACTTGCTGGCGTGGGTGGCTGATGCCAACCCGCACAAGCAAGGCAAGTTTCTGCCGGGCAGCCGCATCCCGATTGTCGCGCCGGCGCAGATCGATATCGAGAAACCGGACTATGTGCTGGTGCTGCCGTGGAACCTGCTGCACGAAGTCAGTCAGCAACTGGCGCAAGTGCGTCAGTGGGACGGCCGCTTCGTGATCGCCGTGCCTGAGTTGAACGTGCTGTGA
- a CDS encoding NAD-dependent epimerase/dehydratase family protein has protein sequence MKVLVTGATGFVGRHLVGALLARGCAVRAVARNAETAQGMPWINDVEFIAADIHAHDLDAVALTEGVDALAHLAWPGLPNYRALFHFEHNLMADYRFIKGAVEAGVKQVLVTGTCFEYGMQSGPLSEQTKPQPSNPYGLAKHTLQLFLQNLQQEHPFTLQWARLFYLHGEGQNPNSLLAALDRAIDTGDAVFNMSAGEQLRDFLPINTAADYLATILHQRDFDGVINCASGQPVSVRALVEQRLRERGKFIELNLGHYPYPTHEPLAFWAVTERLQQLLGEPQ, from the coding sequence GTGAAAGTCCTCGTAACCGGCGCTACGGGCTTCGTCGGTCGGCATCTGGTCGGCGCATTGCTGGCACGCGGCTGCGCCGTTCGTGCGGTGGCGCGTAACGCAGAAACCGCGCAAGGCATGCCGTGGATCAACGACGTCGAGTTCATCGCAGCGGATATTCACGCGCACGATCTGGATGCTGTCGCGTTGACTGAGGGTGTCGATGCGCTGGCGCATCTGGCTTGGCCGGGCTTGCCGAACTATCGGGCGCTGTTCCATTTCGAACACAACCTGATGGCCGACTATCGCTTTATCAAAGGCGCGGTCGAGGCGGGCGTGAAGCAAGTTCTGGTGACCGGCACCTGCTTCGAGTACGGCATGCAAAGCGGCCCGCTCAGTGAACAGACTAAACCACAGCCGAGTAATCCATACGGCCTGGCCAAACACACCTTGCAGCTGTTTTTGCAAAACTTGCAGCAGGAGCATCCGTTCACGTTGCAGTGGGCGCGGTTGTTCTATCTGCATGGCGAAGGGCAGAACCCCAACAGCCTGTTGGCGGCGCTGGACCGGGCGATCGATACCGGTGACGCGGTGTTCAACATGTCGGCGGGTGAGCAGTTGCGCGACTTTTTGCCGATCAACACCGCAGCCGATTACCTCGCGACGATCCTGCATCAACGCGACTTTGACGGCGTGATCAATTGCGCCAGCGGCCAACCGGTATCGGTGCGCGCGCTGGTCGAACAACGCCTGCGTGAACGCGGCAAGTTCATCGAATTGAACCTCGGCCACTACCCATACCCGACCCACGAACCGCTGGCGTTCTGGGCGGTGACCGAGCGTTTGCAACAGTTATTGGGAGAGCCGCAATGA
- a CDS encoding class I SAM-dependent methyltransferase — MRHELYRVTDLPVLQNRTFADAESAQASASADMLLVQDERSGLIFNAAFDADKLSYDADYQNEQAHSGQFQKHLSDVEGIIAKHFKGQELIEVGCGKGYFLELLKGLGYSITGIDPAYEGENADVIKAPFTRGLGLAADAIVLRHVLEHIEDPVSFLSVIAEANQGGQIYIEVPCLDWILEHKAWFDLFYEHVNYFRLDDLRRMFGTVHEAGHLFGGQYLYIVADLATLRLTPEQPVPRLTLPEGFTASLDRAVQIIQAAPEQGSAIWGASSKGVIYSLFLQRAGVAVDRVVDINPAKQGRYLPLSGARVSSPQEAMDALPEGANLFVMNSNYLEEIKRMTGGRYVYHAVDSASFQ; from the coding sequence ATGAGGCACGAGTTGTATCGGGTCACCGACCTGCCGGTCCTGCAAAACCGCACTTTTGCCGATGCCGAATCGGCGCAAGCCTCGGCCAGCGCCGACATGTTGCTGGTGCAGGACGAGCGTAGCGGTTTGATCTTCAACGCCGCGTTCGACGCCGACAAGCTCAGCTACGACGCCGACTATCAGAACGAGCAGGCGCATTCCGGCCAGTTCCAGAAACACCTGAGCGACGTTGAAGGGATCATCGCCAAGCACTTCAAAGGCCAGGAGCTGATCGAAGTCGGCTGCGGCAAGGGCTATTTCCTGGAGTTGCTCAAAGGCCTCGGCTACTCGATTACCGGCATTGATCCGGCTTACGAGGGCGAGAATGCCGACGTGATCAAGGCACCGTTCACTCGCGGGCTTGGCCTGGCGGCGGACGCCATCGTGCTGCGCCACGTGCTGGAGCACATCGAGGACCCGGTGAGCTTCCTCTCGGTGATTGCCGAAGCCAATCAGGGCGGGCAGATCTACATCGAAGTGCCGTGCCTGGACTGGATCCTTGAGCACAAGGCCTGGTTCGACCTGTTCTACGAGCACGTCAATTATTTCCGCCTCGATGACCTGCGCCGCATGTTCGGCACGGTGCACGAGGCTGGCCATCTGTTCGGTGGCCAATACCTGTACATCGTCGCCGACCTTGCGACGTTGCGCCTGACGCCGGAGCAACCGGTGCCACGCCTGACGCTGCCTGAAGGTTTCACCGCCAGCCTCGACCGCGCGGTGCAGATCATTCAGGCCGCGCCCGAGCAAGGTTCGGCCATCTGGGGCGCGTCCTCCAAAGGCGTTATCTATTCGCTGTTCCTGCAACGCGCCGGCGTGGCGGTGGATCGCGTGGTGGATATCAACCCGGCCAAGCAAGGGCGTTATCTGCCGTTGAGCGGTGCCCGGGTGTCCTCGCCGCAAGAGGCCATGGATGCGTTGCCCGAAGGCGCCAACCTGTTTGTGATGAACTCCAATTACCTCGAAGAAATCAAGCGGATGACCGGTGGACGCTACGTCTATCACGCCGTCGATAGCGCTTCGTTCCAGTGA
- a CDS encoding cephalosporin hydroxylase family protein, which yields MTDNSINQAFEAECREQIAQQGDDQKLTGLARDFFNESAKHKYSYHFSWMGRPIIQLPQDMMAMQEIIWQVKPDLVIECGIAHGGSIIYYASLLELQGHGEVLGIDLDIRPHNREAIESHPMAKRIKMIEGSSIDAGIAAQVQALAKGKKVILVLDSNHTHDHVLEELRLYAPLVSVDSYCVVMDTVVEDMPADFFPDRPWGPGDNPKTAVWKYLEENKDFEIDQQLQNKLLITVAPDGYLRRVR from the coding sequence ATGACCGACAACAGCATCAACCAAGCCTTTGAAGCCGAATGCCGCGAGCAGATCGCCCAGCAGGGTGACGATCAGAAACTCACCGGCCTGGCCCGTGATTTCTTCAACGAATCGGCCAAACACAAGTACAGCTACCACTTCTCGTGGATGGGCCGTCCGATCATTCAGCTGCCGCAAGACATGATGGCGATGCAGGAGATCATCTGGCAGGTCAAGCCCGATCTGGTCATCGAGTGCGGCATCGCCCACGGCGGTTCGATCATCTACTACGCCTCGTTGCTGGAGCTGCAAGGCCACGGCGAAGTGCTGGGTATCGACCTCGATATTCGCCCGCACAACCGTGAAGCGATCGAAAGCCACCCGATGGCCAAGCGCATCAAGATGATCGAAGGTTCGAGCATCGATGCGGGCATTGCTGCTCAGGTGCAAGCCTTAGCCAAGGGCAAGAAAGTCATCCTGGTGCTCGACTCCAACCATACCCACGATCACGTCCTCGAAGAGCTGCGTCTGTACGCACCGCTGGTGTCAGTCGACAGCTACTGCGTGGTCATGGACACCGTGGTTGAAGACATGCCGGCCGACTTCTTCCCGGATCGCCCGTGGGGCCCGGGCGATAACCCGAAAACCGCAGTGTGGAAGTACCTGGAAGAGAACAAGGATTTCGAGATCGACCAGCAGCTGCAAAACAAGCTGCTGATCACCGTGGCGCCGGACGGCTATCTGCGTCGCGTTCGTTAA